TCCAGAATCTCGGCAAGGCGGGCTTCATCTTCAACGATCAGGATGGTCTGGGCCATGTGTTTCATGCTACACCCTCGGGAGCCGTCAGCAATCAGCAGTCAGCGAAGAGAATCTCAGAAATGAATCAAAGGGACAGGTGGGTGCCTGTCCCTGAATGGTCTGGAATGCAGCCCTCAGCTTTCCAGGGCTTTACGGATGGCCTCATACTCCTCGGGGGTGATTTCTCCCTGGGCCAGACGGTAACGGGCCACTTCCAGAGCGCGGTCAGTAGCCATAAAGGGAGGACGCCACTCTGTTGCCACTTCCTCTTCTTTTTTGACCCCCAGACCAGCCATCAGGTTCTGGTACTCCTCGCGGTCAATTTCTCCACGGGCGTAGCGTTCACGGACGATGTGGGTGGCGTTGCTGTGGTCACCAAACTGCTGGCGCAGGTGCTTCATTTTCTTCCAGTGGCGTCTTCCTCCACAGGGGCCTCCAAAGGCAAGCATGCGCAGCAGGCCAAAGATGAACACAAAGAACAGGACCGTGCCTACAAAATTCAGAAAGCCCAGTCCAAAACCGATTCCTGATTCAAACATAGGGTGATTCTCCTTTCGCGCTGTTCAGCAGCGTTGGAATCAGGATAGGTCTGGGCGGGTGAATGCAGATGGATGGAATTGTGAATGCACTGTGAACGGGAACTCTTTCTTCTTTTCTCCTGTGGTACAACCTTTTTCATGCTTCCTGAACAAGAAGAAACTGCCCTCGTGTTTCAGGGCAGTTTCTACAATTCAAACCATCAGTGCGGCTGGCAGGGGGTCCAGATGGGTTTGGGGGTCGCCATCTCGGGCACAGCGCAATCCCACCCCTGATCCCAGTACGGTTCCACCAGGCCCTTGACCTCATTCACCCAGGTCACCCGCCCACTCCTGGCATCCAGATTCAACACATGCCACCACACCCCACTCGCCCCTTCTGGGACCTCCGCCTGCTCAAGCCACTGGTTGTCCACATCCGTCAGGTACACGGTGGCCCCCGACAGGCTCCCGTTCAGGGCATGCACCCAGTACTCGTAATGCCCCTCCACAGCAAGCACCCTGAGTTTCACTTTCTCCATCTCTCTGGCATCAATCCGCTCATCCCCCTTGATGATGTAGTCGTCTGGCAGCACCACCTGCTTTTGAATCTCAGACGGTGCACTTCCCTCCCGCGCCTGATCCCGCTCCAGGGTGGCCTGGCTGTCCTCGTCCCCAGGTCGAGCGTAATACACGTGGTACTTGCGGCTGGAGGGCAACCACAGGTGGGCATCCAGATCAGAAGACGCTGCCCCTTTCGGCCAGTCCAGGAAGATCTTGTACACCGCAGGGGCCTTCACCACCACAGGCACAGAGAACTGGACCTGTGGATCGGTTTTCAGTCGGGCAGTAAGGGTGTACGTTCCAGGGGTGGCTGGAGCAGTGTATTCCACTGCGTTCTTCGGCAAAACAGTGAGGGTGCCCTCAGAGGCTTCCCACAGCACTTCACGGTCGTCAAGCAACACCGGAACCAGGGCCTTCAACACTGCAGTCTGTCCGGTGGTCACCTCCAGAACCCCAGGGTGGACGGTCACCTGTTTTGCTCTGGGATCTGCAAATCGGGACATTGCGGCCCACTCCGGGTCCTGGGTGACCACCACATCAAAGATGCAACTGTCCAGGGTTCCCGGACTGATCACCCCTGCCTCCCGACAGATGCGGTCTGCCTGCAAAATCTCTTCGGCTGGGAACCGGCTGAGGTTCACCGTCAGGCTGGGCTGCGAGGAGTCGGTGAAGGTCTGGGTGGAGGTTCCAGCCTCATAATCAAACAGGCTTTCTTGCTGGGTGATGCGCCAGCTTTCTCCAAACCGCCGGTACAAATCATGGTTTGAAGGGTAGTAGGGAAGCAGCGTCCCATCCTTCAATTGGAAGTCATTCACCCCATTGTGGTCGAAATTGCCGAGCAACCCCACCCATTGCCCCTGCTGAGACGCAGGCACATGCAGCGAAACCGTGCCAAGAACGCCCGGTGGCAGGAAAACAGTGATCATTTTGCCATCTGCTGTCGAGAGGGTGAACAGGGCATCCTTCAGGGTGACCGTGGCTCCACTGGAAAGGGTGCGGCTCCACCAGGGGTCTGTGGAATGGATGGTTTCACCGTTGATTTTGACGGTGGCTGGGGCATTGACATTGGCATAAACCCCCACCCGGTCCTGCCCGATTCGCACCGCGAGGGCAGCATTGCCTGACACATTGGCCTGCACAGGGGTGTAACGCACCTGCACTTCAAAAGGGTCTCCAGAGAGGGTGGATCTGGCAAGCACGAATTCCCCAACCGCCTGGAAACTGTACTGCGTGCCATCAAAAGATTGCAGGTGAGGATCTCCAAAAGAGGTGCCTTCACCAGGAGCTTGATCAGAGCAGGGACGGGGGGACACTTCCACGGTCGGAGGGGAAACCTCAAAGGTTTTTCGGTCTGTGAAGGTGTGCTGCTCCCCATCTTTGGTGGCCACCAGCACGGTTCCCAGCACATGGGTGCCTGGGGTTGCAGTAGAACCACTGATGGGCTTGACCAGAATGCTCTGGGGGCGAACCACGCTGGATGCAGCTGAAGGCTGTGATGCAGAGCTGAGGGGGGTCCCATCGAGGTAAGCCTGGAATTCCAGGAGAGTCCAACCCTCAAGCTCTTCGATGGAACTGAGGGTGTCCCGCTTGTGTATGGTGGTTTTGGTGGTGCTACACTCCTGTGGTGCTTCATTCACAATCGGATTTGGAACCACGCTGTTTTTCACCCTGGGCGGATTGGAACAAGTCATGGTGACCGAACTGGAATTTTTAGGTTGATTGAGTTCATTACTGTACACCACAACCTTTAATTCAAATCTACCCGCCTGTATACACGAATATGTGGCTGTACTTTGTGCGGAAGTCAAAGCAGGCAAAGGGAAAGAAGGACTGGTATAATCTCCAAACTTAATGATGACTCTTTGCAGGTTTTTCCATCCAGAGTTTCTCATGATGATCTTAAACCTGAGTTGACTACCGACAAGTCCTCTGGGGTTGGGAGGATCAAAGACCGGAGGGTCCAGTTTGGCCCGATCTGGATAAATGTTTGGGTTAAAACTACCATAAGAAGTTCGACCCAAAGGTGAACGCAACAAGCCTGCTACCCCATAAGCTCTGGCGAATTCCACATCTGCAGGTTCTCCATTGGTCACCCTACTGCTGGGGCCAGCCAGCTGTTTTAAACGATCTTCGTCCGTTTGACCAACAAAATCAGGAGGATGGGTATGATAGAACGCAACCAAGCGGTATCCTTCCAAATACTCTGGATCGATAGGAGGGATGTGGCATGAACCAATGGCTGAACATCTTGGTCCTCTGGGCCACTGCACTATGCTGTATTTAGATCCAGTATTGCCTTCATTCTGATAAATCCAGCCTCCCTCTTCATGGAGATCACGAGGATTGGAAATCGTTTTTTGCCACGCATTTTCCAAAGCATTTTTTATATCATTATTATTTAGCATATCTTGAGTGCTGACATTGATGGCTTTGGCCAACGAAAGCGCAATCCATATACAAATTATTAGGATTTTCATTTTACCTTCCAGGCACAACCTTTAGAATTTCCAAGTCCTTCTTTCTAATTAAAACAACCGTACTACCTCCAGGCCAAATCACACCAGCAGGGGGGAGCTCATATATGCGAAATTCCCAATTATCTCCTTTATCAAATATCGAAAAGTTGAATTTATTCTCATCTAGTTTTTCATTCGGTAAATCATGTTCTTTGTTAAATTTATCAAAGTATTTGACTATTTTTTCAAAGATCTTACGTTGACTTTTGTTTATGTCTTTAAGCAATGTGTCCTGTGTGGGTATACTGTTCTCAACAATTTGGTTAGCAGGACCACTATCACTCTGTGGCCTCACACAACCCATTACAAAAGTTCCCAGACACCCCAACACTAAAAGTACTTTGTATAGCTTCATATCTACCCCATCAAGAGAATTTGACTTGGCACAAATTACTTGGCAACAAATCAACCTCATTGTACCATTTAAGGTCAATTCAAGATATAAAAAATCCAGGTAACTGCTCAGCACGAGAACTGAGGGAGCAGCAGACGACACTGGAAAATGCTGATCAGGTCCAACAAAGCATTTAAACCCTGCTTGCGAAGCGTCGAAAGGTAACTGCGAATCCGGCAGAACCCCTCCCCACCTCCCTCCGAGCGAACCCCCCCAGACACCTTGCGTTTCACACATATCATTCGAATGTCCCTTTCCGCCTGATTGTTGTCAAACGGTATTTCGGGGTCTTCCAGAAGCCTCAGCACTGCCCTCTGGTGTTTTTGTAATCTCAGGGCTAAATTGCGCCCAGCACTCTGTTTCACCCGTCCCCGTATTCCTGCCCTGGGCTCCTTTGCAGGATTGACCTTCAAACCCTGTTCCACCAGAACATTAAAACGTGCCTTGAACGCCTGCTTTACTTGCTCGGTGAGCACACCCTCTTTGTGCTGGTGGTAGATCTGCTGCAAATCAGAGCGCAGTTCTCCCGCCCAGTTTTGCTGCTCCTCAAGCGCCAGTCCTTTCAGTTCCCGCAGCAGATGGGCATTGCACAACGCGTGCTCAGCGGGCAACTTGAAGTACATCCCCCACGCGTCATGCATCAGGATTCCCTTAAACTCAGGCAGCACGCCCATGTGTTTGACGGATTCCACTCCTCGACCCTGGTGGTGTGCGTATAGGGTGAGCAGATTGCTGGACACCACGTGAATCCAGTGCAGTTTCCCGGAGACTTTGCTGCCAGTTTCATCGGCGTAGAGCACCTTCTCCTGTTGCAGAGCCGTTTTGAGCTGGTGTTCAAAAGCCAGCAGACGCTGGGCCGCCACCTGTTGACCCAAAACCAGCGAGCCTTCACTGAGGCTCGCACCACACAGATCCTCCAGCACCTCACAGGTGCGTTCCAGGGGCAGGAAGTGCCCTACGGTCATATTCACGTCCATGCAAGCGGGGTCCATATTGCACCTGTCCAGGGACATCCTCGGGAAAGCTAGCCTGCTCCTGACTTTGGCAATGGGGGCAGGTTTTGACTTCTGCTTGATATTCGGTGACCAGAAGACGGATTTCGGGCAGGTCATGCACTTGCCTGGCACGGTAGGCTTCGACCTCTTCGTCGTCCCAGACCTGCCCACAACCACACCTTCCCTCGAGCGGGATCACCACCACCTGATCAACGTGCTCGCTCATTTTCAGCGTTTTGCCTTTGTGGCCTTTTTGTCCCCCACTGGACTGGTCACTTTTTCGTCGCTCAGAACGATTTTCCAGGGTTTGTCCTGGCTGGGTGGTTGGTTGGAATTCCCACTGTCCCACTGGAGCAGGGCTTTCAACTGCTGTTGCAAATCCATCAACTGGTGTTGCAAGTCTGCGATTTGGGCAGCTTGCTCCTCCAATCGAGCTTCCAGCAGAATGCAGTTGGGACAGGGTTCTTCCACAGTGGCTCTATTCTACCCGGATTGAAAAGTCAATCCCTCCTGCTGAGCAGTTACGTTTTCCCCAGACATAAAGTACACCCTCCAGATCTCCAGAGGCTTTTGAGGTGCGGGCCTAATGGTGAATTGCAGGGTCAGGGCCACTGCTGTGGTTTCACAGTACAAAATGTGTTCAATGCTCTCTGAAGCAGGAACAAGCAGCTGAAAGGTACTTTCAGCTCGTGTTTGAAGTGCTCTGGAAGGGGACTGATCAAGCAAACAGTTGGTGGGATAATAATAGGGATCGGTGGTGTCCCCTTGCACAGAGCACGTCTGAGAACGCTCTGGCACGTCGCACAGATTCGCCCCTGTGTGGATGTCGAGGTCTTTTCGGGTGGTGGTGGCTCCACTGTTCACCACAGACACATGATCTGGAGCATACTGCACCTGATCGTATGAACTGTTTCCAGAACAGGTGTCTTTGGTCCAGAACACCTTGTTCAATTGGTTGGCATTCAGGGAAACCATTTTCTGGCAGTCGTTGTAACTGTAGGCCACCAGAAGGGCATCTTGAATCCGATACAGGGCATCAAGGTGGGCCTCTGGGTGCATCTTCCAGGTCTGTCTGCCCTGATGGAGACCCTGCTCATCCACGACATAGAGTTTTTGCTGGTAGACCAGAATGGCTTGAACGCTTTTCTGAAGGGTGGCATGGGTGCCTTTCCCATAAGCTTTCAAGTTCCCGGCCCGATCGACATAATAAATTTTGTTGTTCAACAGGTAGATTCCAGAGAAGTGCAGGTAAGAGTCTGAGAAAGGAACAGGTGTAGGGGTTGGGGGTGATGGGAGGGATACCAGTCCAAATGCGCATCCCAACCACCCCCACAAGACCAGAGGGATTGTGCTTTTAAGGGCAAAACAATACATATGTACTCACTAGAAACTGAAGTATTGCAGACGATGCTGCAGTCACCAACCCTGTGATAATGCTCTGTCCATTCAACACAAACCCCAGATTCCCATGCAGTGATGCACCGTCACGGAGGGAAGAGCGACCATTCAGGGAGACCACATCCTGTGAGGTGATCCCACGCAGCAACTGGTCCTGTAAGGTCTGGGCCTGAACGGCATTCACCTGCTCTGAAGTCTTTTCAGCTGGAGGTGCTGGCGCAAACCAATTGCAGGCGGAAAGTGCAGCTGCACCAAAAAAAGGAAGGAAAATACCATACTTTGATCGATATATCATAGGCCCCCTTATTCTGTGATCCTGTTCAGGACACATCAATAGAATATCAAAGAAAATACTGCTCAAGACACAATAAATTGTGCACGCCCGTATCCATGCCAATACATCAGGGATTTCCCTTAAAGCATCAGGTGGTCATGATTTCATCCATGTGGCTTATGGGGAGGTGAAAGGGTTTCCGCTTCTCGCTGCACGTCAATGGAACATCAAAAGAATCCAAGAAAATATTGGCATATGTGATGATGCTGTTCTTTTTGACATCAAGTCAAGTGATGGCACTTTCTTTCATTCAGAGGAAAACAGATCAGGACCAGATGCAGCCCATTGCAGGCAGAAAACGCCAAAAGAGGAAGTCACTGAGTGAACTTCCTCTGAACGTAAAGTGTTCCTCAATCCGTTGCCAGGGGCCTGCGCAGTTTCAGCTGGTTTCGGGCAGAGACCACAATTCCTGTGACCAGCACACCCATCACCAGTAGCAGTCCACCGCCAGAGTAAAGAATGGGGCTGCTCGGATTCAGGATGGATTCGTCTCTGAGGGCCTGCCAGACCAGAAGGCCCATGAGGCCCAGGTATCCTGCCGCGCCCACCAGCAGAAGCTGGATGCGTTGACGGTCCTGCAGCCACCTTCTGCGCAGTCCAATCAGGAAGAGGGCGAGGAGGGGCATCACCTGCAGGGCGTGGGTCCCGATGAAGTGGGCAATGCGCAGGTCGCCGTGTTCGGTGCTCCAGCCAACGATGGGAAGTCCTTTGCCTCCATCTTTCAACACGCCAACCGTGTGAGCGCCGATCAGGTCAAGTTGCTGACCTGCCTGCAGGGCCTGTTGTTGGAGGGGGTTGGGAGAGGCCATCAGGTAGCCTTCCATGAACCCGACCAGGGACAGGATGAGGCCCAGACGGATGCTCCAGGTGACCACAGGGTTTGAGGTGCGCTGGAACAGCACCAGCACTGCAGCCACAAAACTGAGCACCCAGAAGACCGAGATCATGCTTCCCATGGCTCCCCAGATGATGGTGTCGAAGGAGGTGGACACGTTGAAATGGGAGGGCACACCCCGCACGGTCTGAATCACGATCAGGATCACTTCCAGGACCAGAATGACACTGGTCGCCCTGAAAAGGCCCCGGACCAGTTTTGCTTTCTGGGGCAGAACGGTGGTCACCCAGTTGAGGGTGTAGGCGTAAAGAAAAAGTGAAATGGCAAATTTGAGGGTTTTGCTCCAGGCAGGTGCGCCCAGGATCTGTCTGGGGTCTACAAAGAGGCCCACTGCTGCAATCAGCACCAGAATCAGCGAGGCACCGGACACCCATTTCAGGGTTCTGGAGGATCGAATCTGGGGGTGGGAAGTCATGACACCACGTC
This sequence is a window from Deinococcus cellulosilyticus NBRC 106333 = KACC 11606. Protein-coding genes within it:
- a CDS encoding VWD domain-containing protein — encoded protein: MNEAPQECSTTKTTIHKRDTLSSIEELEGWTLLEFQAYLDGTPLSSASQPSAASSVVRPQSILVKPISGSTATPGTHVLGTVLVATKDGEQHTFTDRKTFEVSPPTVEVSPRPCSDQAPGEGTSFGDPHLQSFDGTQYSFQAVGEFVLARSTLSGDPFEVQVRYTPVQANVSGNAALAVRIGQDRVGVYANVNAPATVKINGETIHSTDPWWSRTLSSGATVTLKDALFTLSTADGKMITVFLPPGVLGTVSLHVPASQQGQWVGLLGNFDHNGVNDFQLKDGTLLPYYPSNHDLYRRFGESWRITQQESLFDYEAGTSTQTFTDSSQPSLTVNLSRFPAEEILQADRICREAGVISPGTLDSCIFDVVVTQDPEWAAMSRFADPRAKQVTVHPGVLEVTTGQTAVLKALVPVLLDDREVLWEASEGTLTVLPKNAVEYTAPATPGTYTLTARLKTDPQVQFSVPVVVKAPAVYKIFLDWPKGAASSDLDAHLWLPSSRKYHVYYARPGDEDSQATLERDQAREGSAPSEIQKQVVLPDDYIIKGDERIDAREMEKVKLRVLAVEGHYEYWVHALNGSLSGATVYLTDVDNQWLEQAEVPEGASGVWWHVLNLDARSGRVTWVNEVKGLVEPYWDQGWDCAVPEMATPKPIWTPCQPH
- a CDS encoding SHOCT domain-containing protein, giving the protein MFESGIGFGLGFLNFVGTVLFFVFIFGLLRMLAFGGPCGGRRHWKKMKHLRQQFGDHSNATHIVRERYARGEIDREEYQNLMAGLGVKKEEEVATEWRPPFMATDRALEVARYRLAQGEITPEEYEAIRKALES